The following proteins come from a genomic window of Myroides odoratus DSM 2801:
- a CDS encoding GEVED domain-containing protein codes for MLGCFTTHAQHFRAHTAQTFPGVFYGDATVLDVNQDAYPDLIFSGTGEGYGSGNTLVYVNEQDHFTALSNQFSQIMYSAIGTGDLDGDGKMDFAITGFRKEEGFPNEKVFEIYYNNGDNTFTKKNITTIIPAQYGSIKIADLNGDGLADLLVNGQTDAGYSSKVYFQQADGEFIDSNIELLGTYFSATEIFDANGDGLPDILITGFSNSYVPATQLYLNQGNGNFSPHDSGLGAVYFSSISVADFEGDGDLDVLLGGMNGSMTHSLVLYLNDGQGNFTAAPYAFEGIIMGSSALVDYNKDGFLDVFSFGSTASSGIKTNIYTNQQNQSFVLDVENSNAIRGLSTSRAKWFDFDQDGDMDLFVIGYTSDGTAMTMLYENTLPPVVPSDYCDVSVLYGVEPITLVQWANLNNQTDIDPNATTAPARYEDFTSMIAQVQRGQTYTLTVKGNTNGNFENDIRVFIDWNNDGQFDMQTEFYTASLLPSTGQDEVKVEIAIRVPDTAVLGKTRMRIIKDNWNIYEEGEFDACLDAEYGQVEDYSVQIADGTTNPGDYCDVTVLYGVEPITLVQFANLNNQTDVTPNPTVAPVAYEDFTAMVAQVERGQTYTLTVKGNTNGNFEHDIRAFIDWNNDGQFDVRTELYRGLLSPSTGQDQVKVEFEIRVPDDAVVGNTRMRIIKDNWYIYEEGEFDACTDAEYGQIEDYSVQITDGTVQPGCTNQEPGMNPGDTGCVTFQYNGSTVTYTTVRAVDGTIWLQQNLGSEQVATAATDASAYGDLFQWGRWDDGHQKRTSTIGTTAPSPNTPRGLGQNNSKFYLTDPSWWQAGTSTDTWAAATPQEVTDTEGCDPCKALGEGWTLPTQDQWQAIITAESITNIQTAFDSNLRLTVAGARGGNGVYNEGLRGYYWSKTASTNRDFAKHLFYSNITMNAGAGAPREQGSAIRCIKMAPIVTPDDYCQPEISDTARSLPIYEFTLGTTTQTSGSNTGVEPLYEDFTANVIPVAKGETYPITVKGKNDGQDMLLVKVYIDYNRDFEFSADEAFTIGFLNNLGGERGEVSGTIQIPADALIGATRMRVVSMYHNPETTWVHLENVPCPTGYYLGQVEDYTLDIQGPLVTITGVEVTTANDVPATITTENGTLQLVARVLPAEANQAVTWSIVEGEALASIDQNGRISALANGVVKVRATAVQDTTKQDEIEITIDIEALRCPPIVLKIEEIGEEKATLRILSDATVFDVEYGEEGFVQGEGTTIENVSAVQLIEGLTAEVTYDVYVRVADCSTWQKISFETIKVKEQTITVENVTKVYGDAPFQTGESTSQLPLVYTVADSAVAVVEAGTIVIKGAGETEIRVNQAGNNEYLPAEEVRFTLRVAKAPLVVQATDQTKTYDGTSHTTWNVTYQGFVYGETPSALTGTLRYDGTAIEAINVGTYSIEASGYTSTNYEIQYQAGTLAITKATLEGIVFENGSFLYDATPKSIEVRGELPADVRVTYEGNGQVEIGNYTVTAQLHGGANYEDKTLVANLQIRHALADLVFEDATFVYDGTAKQITVQNVPEGVTVTYQNNDKIAAGTYTVIAVVQGGNEYENTTLRATLKITKAAIENIQFEGQIFTYDGTAKYIFVSGSLPQGVTVEHSNNGKIEVGSYEVKATINGGNNYQSRELTATLKIEKANQEIRFDELETRILAESEDFQLQATTTSNLPLHYTYTYTSGQPAAEVSETGWVTLKKVGEITITVTQAGNANYHPALAVSRVLRIVNNDASIHDIWIADEQYTKPQNQIYHLMSCEDLRTTVSVKIGVDEGAKVTPSATFSISVPKPGIYKQTVTVVSQNGKVKEEYVIVVEKPFAFEQIAVQKFNNTLLINKNPQTNGGYQLVGFQWYKDGALISEEQVYSAGPKSILDRNAVYHAIVKTAEGEEIHVCPMEITTVVTPVIQLYPNPVTLGQKTTLEVHVTGVQLRGIPVQVFNLNGQLVHTFSMEGEQTTIYLPQNIQGGMYVAIFELNGTRESIKFAVKK; via the coding sequence ATGCTAGGGTGCTTTACTACTCATGCACAGCATTTTCGAGCCCATACAGCTCAAACTTTTCCGGGGGTTTTCTATGGAGATGCCACCGTACTTGACGTGAACCAAGATGCTTATCCAGATTTAATATTCTCCGGAACTGGAGAAGGATATGGATCGGGAAATACGCTCGTCTATGTAAATGAACAAGATCATTTTACGGCCTTAAGTAATCAATTTTCACAGATCATGTATTCCGCTATAGGAACAGGAGATTTGGATGGGGATGGGAAGATGGATTTTGCTATTACTGGATTTCGAAAAGAAGAAGGATTTCCCAATGAAAAGGTTTTTGAAATTTACTACAACAATGGCGACAATACATTTACGAAAAAGAATATCACTACCATTATTCCAGCACAATATGGATCGATAAAAATTGCAGATTTAAATGGAGATGGATTGGCCGATTTATTGGTTAATGGACAAACTGATGCAGGATACAGCTCTAAAGTTTATTTTCAGCAAGCGGATGGGGAGTTTATTGATTCTAATATTGAACTGCTTGGGACTTATTTCAGTGCGACTGAAATCTTCGATGCAAATGGAGATGGATTACCTGATATCTTGATTACAGGTTTTAGCAATAGTTATGTGCCAGCAACTCAGTTGTATCTTAATCAAGGGAATGGGAATTTTAGCCCCCATGATTCAGGATTAGGAGCGGTTTATTTTTCATCGATTAGCGTGGCTGATTTTGAGGGCGATGGTGATTTGGATGTATTATTAGGTGGAATGAATGGCAGCATGACGCATAGTCTTGTACTGTATTTGAATGATGGACAAGGTAATTTTACAGCTGCACCTTATGCGTTTGAAGGGATTATCATGGGATCCAGTGCACTTGTAGATTACAACAAGGATGGCTTTTTAGATGTATTTTCTTTTGGGAGTACAGCCTCTTCTGGTATCAAGACAAATATATATACCAATCAACAGAATCAATCGTTTGTTTTGGATGTAGAAAATTCTAATGCAATTAGAGGATTGAGTACGTCTAGAGCGAAGTGGTTTGACTTTGATCAAGATGGAGATATGGATCTCTTTGTGATTGGGTACACCAGTGATGGAACAGCAATGACTATGTTATACGAAAATACACTTCCTCCTGTAGTTCCTTCGGATTACTGCGATGTTTCTGTATTGTATGGCGTAGAACCTATTACGTTGGTGCAATGGGCTAATCTGAACAATCAAACGGATATAGACCCCAATGCAACGACAGCTCCAGCACGTTATGAAGATTTTACTTCTATGATTGCACAAGTGCAACGTGGACAGACCTATACATTGACAGTTAAAGGAAATACCAATGGGAATTTTGAAAATGATATTCGCGTATTTATTGACTGGAATAACGATGGACAATTCGATATGCAAACAGAATTTTACACCGCATCATTATTGCCTTCTACAGGACAAGATGAGGTGAAAGTAGAAATTGCAATCCGAGTACCTGATACGGCTGTACTGGGAAAAACACGCATGCGTATTATTAAAGACAATTGGAATATTTATGAAGAAGGAGAATTTGATGCGTGTTTAGATGCAGAATATGGACAAGTGGAGGATTATTCTGTTCAAATAGCGGATGGTACAACTAATCCTGGGGATTATTGTGATGTTACTGTATTATATGGTGTGGAGCCTATTACTTTAGTACAATTTGCAAATTTAAATAATCAAACGGATGTAACGCCAAATCCAACGGTAGCTCCGGTAGCTTATGAGGATTTTACGGCGATGGTTGCTCAAGTAGAACGTGGTCAAACGTATACGTTGACAGTTAAAGGGAATACCAATGGAAATTTTGAACACGATATTCGCGCTTTTATTGACTGGAATAACGATGGACAATTTGATGTTCGTACAGAACTATATCGAGGATTACTCTCGCCATCTACTGGACAAGATCAGGTAAAAGTGGAGTTTGAAATCCGTGTACCTGATGATGCAGTAGTAGGAAATACACGTATGCGTATTATCAAAGACAATTGGTATATATACGAAGAAGGTGAATTTGATGCTTGTACTGATGCAGAATATGGTCAAATTGAAGATTATTCTGTTCAGATTACGGACGGAACAGTACAACCTGGTTGTACCAATCAAGAACCAGGAATGAATCCTGGAGATACAGGTTGTGTGACGTTTCAATATAATGGATCTACTGTAACGTATACAACAGTTCGTGCAGTGGATGGAACCATTTGGTTGCAACAAAATTTAGGTAGTGAACAAGTGGCGACAGCAGCAACAGATGCTTCAGCTTATGGAGATTTATTCCAATGGGGAAGATGGGATGATGGACATCAAAAGCGTACCTCAACTATTGGAACTACTGCGCCTTCACCAAATACTCCACGTGGATTAGGACAAAATAACAGTAAATTCTATTTGACTGATCCATCGTGGTGGCAAGCAGGAACAAGTACTGATACTTGGGCAGCTGCTACGCCTCAAGAGGTAACAGATACAGAAGGATGTGATCCTTGTAAAGCACTAGGAGAAGGATGGACGTTGCCAACTCAAGATCAATGGCAGGCAATCATTACTGCGGAAAGTATTACTAATATCCAAACGGCTTTTGATAGTAATTTGCGTTTAACGGTAGCGGGTGCTAGAGGAGGAAATGGCGTTTATAACGAAGGATTACGCGGATATTACTGGAGTAAAACAGCTTCAACTAATCGAGATTTTGCAAAGCATTTATTCTATAGTAATATAACAATGAACGCAGGGGCAGGTGCTCCTCGTGAACAAGGATCTGCTATTCGTTGTATAAAAATGGCTCCTATTGTGACACCGGATGATTACTGTCAACCAGAGATTTCGGATACTGCACGTAGTTTACCAATTTATGAATTCACTCTTGGCACAACAACACAAACAAGTGGAAGTAATACAGGAGTTGAACCGTTATATGAAGATTTTACAGCGAATGTAATACCAGTAGCGAAAGGGGAAACGTATCCTATTACAGTGAAGGGAAAAAATGACGGACAGGATATGCTGTTGGTGAAAGTTTATATTGATTACAATCGAGATTTTGAATTTTCAGCAGACGAAGCATTTACGATTGGGTTTTTAAATAACCTTGGCGGTGAAAGAGGAGAGGTATCAGGAACCATCCAAATTCCAGCTGATGCGTTAATCGGAGCAACGAGAATGCGCGTTGTGAGTATGTATCACAATCCAGAAACCACTTGGGTACACTTAGAAAATGTACCTTGTCCAACAGGATATTACCTGGGGCAAGTAGAGGATTATACGTTGGATATTCAAGGACCACTGGTAACAATAACAGGGGTAGAAGTGACCACAGCGAATGATGTTCCAGCAACCATTACGACTGAAAATGGAACGCTACAATTAGTTGCACGTGTATTACCAGCAGAGGCCAATCAAGCAGTAACGTGGTCTATTGTTGAAGGGGAAGCATTGGCTTCTATTGATCAAAATGGGCGCATTTCTGCTTTAGCAAATGGCGTTGTAAAAGTAAGAGCTACTGCAGTTCAAGATACTACAAAGCAAGATGAAATTGAGATTACGATTGATATTGAAGCCTTGCGTTGTCCTCCAATAGTACTAAAAATAGAGGAGATTGGAGAAGAAAAGGCAACTCTTCGAATCCTATCTGATGCTACTGTTTTTGATGTCGAATATGGAGAAGAAGGATTCGTTCAAGGTGAAGGAACGACCATTGAAAATGTTTCAGCTGTACAGCTTATCGAAGGATTGACAGCAGAAGTAACTTATGATGTATATGTACGGGTAGCGGATTGTTCTACGTGGCAAAAAATTAGCTTTGAAACGATTAAAGTAAAAGAGCAAACAATTACTGTAGAAAATGTAACGAAAGTATATGGTGATGCTCCTTTCCAAACAGGAGAATCAACGAGCCAATTACCACTTGTTTATACCGTTGCAGATTCAGCTGTTGCAGTAGTAGAAGCGGGAACTATTGTAATAAAAGGGGCTGGTGAAACAGAAATTCGTGTGAATCAGGCTGGGAATAATGAATACTTACCAGCAGAAGAAGTGCGTTTTACGTTACGCGTAGCCAAAGCACCATTAGTTGTTCAGGCAACGGATCAAACCAAAACATACGACGGAACATCACATACTACTTGGAACGTTACATACCAAGGTTTTGTATATGGAGAGACTCCAAGTGCGTTAACGGGAACGTTGCGTTATGATGGAACGGCAATAGAAGCGATCAATGTAGGAACTTATTCGATTGAGGCAAGTGGATATACCTCGACAAATTATGAGATTCAGTATCAAGCAGGAACATTGGCTATTACCAAAGCAACGCTAGAAGGAATTGTATTTGAAAATGGTTCATTCTTGTATGATGCAACACCTAAATCTATTGAGGTTAGAGGTGAACTACCAGCAGATGTTCGCGTAACATACGAAGGAAATGGACAAGTTGAGATAGGAAACTATACCGTTACAGCACAACTTCACGGTGGAGCAAATTATGAAGACAAAACTTTAGTAGCCAACCTACAAATTCGCCATGCTTTAGCGGATCTTGTGTTTGAAGATGCAACTTTTGTTTACGATGGAACAGCGAAGCAAATAACGGTGCAAAATGTACCGGAAGGCGTAACGGTAACGTATCAAAACAATGATAAGATTGCAGCAGGAACTTATACCGTTATTGCCGTTGTTCAAGGAGGAAATGAATACGAAAATACGACCCTTCGTGCTACATTAAAAATTACCAAAGCGGCAATTGAAAATATTCAATTTGAAGGTCAAATATTTACTTATGATGGAACAGCGAAATATATTTTCGTTTCTGGTTCACTACCTCAAGGGGTAACAGTAGAACACAGCAATAATGGAAAAATTGAGGTGGGAAGTTATGAAGTAAAAGCGACAATAAATGGCGGAAATAACTATCAAAGTCGCGAATTGACAGCTACTTTAAAGATAGAAAAAGCAAATCAAGAGATTCGTTTTGATGAGTTAGAAACGCGAATCTTAGCTGAAAGTGAAGATTTCCAACTTCAAGCTACTACGACGTCTAACTTACCTTTACACTATACCTACACCTATACTAGTGGGCAACCTGCTGCTGAGGTGAGTGAAACAGGTTGGGTAACGCTTAAAAAAGTAGGAGAAATTACAATTACAGTTACACAAGCAGGTAATGCAAATTATCACCCTGCATTGGCGGTAAGTCGAGTGTTGCGCATTGTAAATAACGATGCTTCTATTCACGATATCTGGATTGCTGATGAGCAGTATACTAAACCTCAAAATCAGATTTACCATTTGATGAGTTGTGAAGATTTGAGAACAACGGTTTCTGTAAAAATTGGGGTAGATGAAGGAGCAAAAGTTACGCCGAGTGCAACATTTAGTATTTCAGTACCTAAACCAGGAATTTACAAACAAACGGTTACGGTTGTTTCACAAAATGGAAAAGTGAAAGAAGAGTATGTTATTGTTGTAGAAAAACCATTTGCCTTTGAGCAAATTGCGGTACAAAAATTCAATAATACATTATTGATCAACAAAAATCCACAGACCAATGGAGGTTATCAATTGGTAGGATTCCAGTGGTATAAAGACGGAGCTCTAATCTCAGAAGAACAAGTTTATTCTGCGGGTCCTAAATCAATATTAGATCGCAATGCGGTGTATCATGCTATTGTTAAAACAGCAGAAGGAGAAGAAATTCACGTTTGCCCGATGGAAATTACAACTGTGGTAACACCTGTGATTCAATTGTATCCTAATCCAGTAACGCTTGGCCAAAAAACAACCCTAGAGGTACATGTTACAGGTGTACAATTAAGAGGAATTCCTGTTCAAGTATTCAATTTAAACGGGCAATTGGTTCATACGTTTTCAATGGAAGGAGAACAGACAACGATTTATTTACCTCAAAACATACAAGGAGGAATGTATGTAGCCATTTTTGAGTTAAATGGAACAAGAGAGTCAATCAAATTTGCAGTAAAAAAATAA
- a CDS encoding carboxymuconolactone decarboxylase family protein encodes MSKRKPIYSVDPKAYDGMLKLEQYLDESQLTVTHKELIKIRASQLNGCGYCLDLHTKDALAYGESARRLLVLAGWRETELFTVEEQVILALTEAVTFIHQGGISDELYQQAEQLFGATYLAQLIMCMVTINAWNRIGVATHLKAK; translated from the coding sequence ATGTCAAAGAGAAAACCGATTTACAGCGTAGATCCCAAAGCTTATGATGGGATGCTAAAACTAGAGCAATACCTCGATGAATCACAACTTACCGTTACGCATAAAGAACTCATCAAGATACGAGCATCTCAATTAAACGGTTGTGGGTATTGTTTGGATCTTCACACCAAAGATGCCTTAGCTTATGGAGAATCTGCAAGGCGTTTACTTGTATTGGCTGGTTGGAGAGAAACTGAACTTTTTACCGTAGAAGAACAGGTAATTCTAGCGCTAACTGAAGCCGTTACGTTCATTCACCAAGGTGGAATCAGCGATGAATTATACCAACAAGCAGAACAATTATTTGGTGCAACTTATCTTGCTCAACTAATCATGTGTATGGTCACTATCAATGCCTGGAATAGAATTGGTGTAGCTACTCATTTAAAGGCTAAATAA
- a CDS encoding Crp/Fnr family transcriptional regulator: MSKKTTIQEAGMPCDSMYFVLHGCLRSYYIKENGTEQTLDFAIEQWWLTDHLAFEKQTTSDFYIQTVEPSDILCITQANFKALVDAHPIMEKYFRTLFQLACGAAQHRLKFLYEYSREELYFHFERQFPAFVQRIPQYLLASYLGFSPEYLSEIKKKRFS; the protein is encoded by the coding sequence TTGTCTAAAAAAACGACTATTCAAGAAGCAGGTATGCCTTGTGACAGCATGTACTTTGTACTCCACGGTTGTTTAAGAAGCTATTATATCAAAGAAAACGGTACAGAACAAACGTTAGATTTTGCTATTGAACAATGGTGGTTAACCGATCATCTTGCCTTTGAAAAACAAACGACGAGCGACTTTTACATCCAAACGGTTGAACCATCGGATATCCTTTGTATTACGCAGGCTAATTTTAAAGCCTTAGTGGACGCCCATCCGATTATGGAAAAATACTTCCGAACGCTATTTCAACTTGCTTGTGGCGCAGCTCAACATCGCTTAAAATTCTTATATGAATACAGTCGAGAAGAATTATACTTTCACTTTGAAAGGCAATTTCCTGCCTTTGTGCAGCGCATTCCTCAATACTTATTAGCTTCTTACTTGGGGTTTAGCCCTGAATATTTAAGTGAAATTAAAAAGAAGCGTTTTTCTTAA